From Schizosaccharomyces pombe strain 972h- genome assembly, chromosome: II, the proteins below share one genomic window:
- the rpl2801 gene encoding 60S ribosomal protein uL15: MPTHTSKTRKLRGHVSAGHGRIGKHRKHPGGRGKAGGLQHLRSHFDKYHPGYFGKVGMRRFHLMKNPLWRPTVNLDRLWTLVPNETREKYLGKNTEVAPVINVLQSGYGKVLGKGRLPDTPVIIQTRYVSRRAEEKIKQAGGVVELIA, from the coding sequence ATGCCTACTCATACTTCTAAGACTCGTAAGCTTCGTGGACACGTCTCAGCTGGCCATGGTCGTATTGGTAAGCACAGGAAGCATCCCGGTGGTCGTGGTAAGGCCGGTGGTTTGCAACACCTCCGTAGTCACTTTGATAAGTATCACCCTGGTTACTTTGGTAAGGTTGGTATGCGTCGATTCCACCTCATGAAGAATCCTTTGTGGCGTCCTACTGTCAATTTGGATCGTCTTTGGACCTTGGTTCCCAACGAAACTCGTGAAAAGTATCTTGGTAAAAACACGGAGGTTGCCCCCGTTATTAATGTCTTACAATCTGGTTACGGTAAGGTTTTGGGTAAGGGTCGTCTGCCTGATACTCCCGTCATCATTCAAACACGTTATGTCTCTCGTCGTGCTGAAGAGAAGATCAAGCAAGCTGGTGGTGTCGTTGAGCTCATTGCCTAA
- the ste13 gene encoding ATP-dependent RNA helicase Ste13/Dhh1, whose protein sequence is MAESLIQKLENANLNDRESFKGQMKAQPVDMRPKTEDVTKTRGTEFEDYYLKRELLMGIFEAGFERPSPIQEESIPIALSGRDILARAKNGTGKTAAFVIPSLEKVDTKKSKIQTLILVPTRELALQTSQVCKTLGKHMNVKVMVTTGGTTLRDDIIRLNDTVHIVVGTPGRVLDLAGKGVADFSECTTFVMDEADKLLSPEFTPIIEQLLSYFPKNRQISLYSATFPLIVKNFMDKHLNKPYEINLMDELTLRGVTQYYAFVDESQKVHCLNTLFSKLQINQSIIFCNSTNRVELLAKKITELGYSCFYSHAKMLQSHRNRVFHNFRNGVCRNLVCSDLLTRGIDIQAVNVVINFDFPKNAETYLHRIGRSGRFGHRGLAISFISWADRFNLYRIENELGTEIQPIPPSIDPSLYVFPNGDYQIPRPLTASADQVLAAQQAKGQEGYHNRPNNNRGGHPRGGGNRGGYRQSNRQPRYRGQQKAD, encoded by the exons ATGGCTGAAAGCTTGATTCAAAAGTTAGAAAACGCTAATTTGAATGACCGAGAATCCTTTAAAGGACAAATGAAGGCTCAGCCTGTAGACATGCGGCCGAAAACAGAG GATGTTACGAAAACCAGAGGAACAGAGTTCGAAgattattatttgaaacG CGAACTTTTGATGGGCATCTTTGAGGCGGGCTTCGAGCGTCCATCTCCAATTCAAGAAGAATCTATCCCTATTGCTCTTAGCGGCCGTGATATTTTAGCTAGAGCTAAAAACGGTACTGGTAAAACAGCCGCCTTTGTAATTCCCTCCcttgaaaaagttgataCTAAGAAGAGTAAAATTCAAACATTAATTCTCGTCCCCACTCGTGAACTTGCTCTTCAGACATCTCAAGTCTGTAAGACTTTAGGAAAACATATGAATGTCAAAGTTATGGTCACAACTGGTGGTACAACTTTAAGAGATGATATTATCCGTTTAAACGATACTGTCCATATTGTGGTTGGTACTCCTGGTCGTGTCCTTGACCTTGCTGGTAAAGGCGTTGCTGATTTCAGTGAATGTACTACTTTTGTTATGGATGAAGCCGATAAATTATTAAGTCCGGAATTTACTCCCATCATTGAACAACTTCTTTCCTATTTTCCTAAAAATCGACAAATCTCTTTGTATAGTGCTACCTTTCCGttaattgttaaaaactttatgGATAAACATCTTAATAAACCTTATGAAATTAACTTGATGGACGAGCTTACCCTTCGTGGTGTTACTCAATATTATGCTTTCGTTGACGAGAGCCAGAAGGTGCATTGTCTTAACACcttgttttcaaaacttcAGATCAACCAGTCGATCATATTCTGTAACTCCACTAACCGTGTCGAGTTACttgccaaaaaaattactgaACTTGGATATTCATGCTTTTATTCTCATGCTAAAATGTTACAGTCTCATAGAAACCGtgtttttcataattttaGAAATGGCGTTTGCCGCAATTTGGTTTGTTCTGATCTGTTGACTCGTGGTATTGATATCCAAGCTGTAAATGTTGTCatcaattttgattttccGAAGAACGCCGAAACTTATTTGCACCGCATCGGTCGTTCTGGTCGATTTGGTCATCGTGGTTTGGCTATTAGTTTCATCTCTTGGGCTGACAGATTTAACCTTTATcgaattgaaaatgaactTGGCACTGAAATTCAACCAATTCCCCCTAGTATTGATCCCTCCCTGTATGTTTTTCCTAATGGTGATTATCAAATCCCTCGACCCTTGACTGCATCTGCCGATCAAGTATTGGCTGCTCAACAAGCCAAAGGACAGGAGGGATATCATAATCGTCCGAACAATAATCGTGGTGGTCATCCTCGTGGAGGTGGAAATCGTGGTGGTTATCGTCAGTCCAATCGACAACCCAGATACCGTGGTCAACAAAAAGCAGACTAA
- the cog6 gene encoding COG complex subunit Cog6 — protein MDVKSKHGHIKSNPEESLLFRNSVSKNIAQLSSINYADRNVQAALEQLSERKFKNEREARKQLPFEVFSDLIWTNGSIIKELSELSSQTLSVQSQLLKVKNSIDSYKNEWSKKTNDAQILLNSYETFCEEEALIEEKLKNIEIFEKNFVIMDDDLIHLTSSTDVDDRFYLILDKAQEIHDSSDSLFASLSGFVEYSSFEEIVKKMSRYIEAAFEKLFRCVQTELSDPQTAQTLEANSHLKKAFTKLFSEPTMVNKSINLIVQARQQILSTAYLTALTRGDFLSSSRPIELSAPDTVRFIGDLLAWIHQTIVNEKELVEALFAARKRQIQLNPFPPWDVPNVLEDQMNSLLDGSLYGICRPLSSRAQTSVLDLSDIVRLYNVIEILGFYREAFSKIVHDECIILRIIKTLEDFTYQRMKTVLDDELYTISNTNLSITDDLLPPDFVTTFLRNANSIFKIRGASLSVQGVDELPFKMLFMQLFDRILEICAAMTEDVRPPYKGIILMLNVLDSCTNYVGRYTFLNELFEYLQEKTTYYKNNLTTLLNNDYIAQAGLSDLLQKIADTTDDKQALKNYLHSWKWDQQIDKFSTFIRKTLSETIDNLQLLTSPIVTNQVLKETAISFVGAIETVDKALELSNLERRWPLSTEELLIAMNVDSMDTLSDIGQSDIDNLSVN, from the exons ATGGATGTGAAATCCAAGCATGGACACATAAAGTCCAACCCAGAAGAATCGCTTCTATTTAGGAATTCTGTGTCGAAAAATATAGCACAATTGTCTTCAATTAATTATGCAGACCGGAATGTTCAAGCGGCACTAGAACAATTGTCTGAacgaaaattcaaaaatgaaagagaaGCACGAAAGCAACTTCCATTTGAAGTGTTTTCTGATTTAATATGGACGAATGGGTCAATCATCAAAGAGCTGTCAGAGCTTTCAAGT CAAACTTTGTCTGTCCAGAGTCAACTTTtgaaagttaaaaattcaattgatAGCTATAAAAATGAGTGGTCTAAAAAAACGAATGACGCACAAATCTTATTGAATTCGTATGAGACATTCTGTGAAGAGGAAGCATTGATTGAGGAAAAgctcaaaaatattgaaatatttgagAAAAACTTTGTAATAATGGACGATGATTTAATTCACTTGACTTCTTCAACTGACGTTGACGATCGATTTTACTTAATTCTCGACAAAGCGCAAGAGATTCATGATAGTAGTGATTCTTTATTTGCTTCACTTTCTGGCTTCGTGGAGTACTCTTCTTTCGAggaaattgtaaaaaaaatgtctcGGTATATTGAAGCTgcatttgaaaaactttttcgATGCGTACAGACCGAACTGTCAGATCCTCAGACTGCTCAAACTTTAGAAGCAAATTCGCATctaaaaaaagcttttacCAAGCTTTTTTCAGAACCAACAATGGTAAACAAgtcaattaatttaattgttcAGGCCCGtcaacaaattttatctaCGGCTTATCTGACAGCTCTCACTAGAGgagattttttatcatcCTCCAGACCAATTGAGTTGTCGGCTCCCGATACTGTGCGCTTCATTGGAGATTTACTTGCTTGGATTCATCAAACAATTGTTAATGAAAAGGAACTAGTTGAAGCTTTGTTCGCCGCCCGAAAGCGCCAGATTCAGTTAAATCCCTTCCCTCCTTGGGACGTTCCTAATGTTTTAGAAGATCAAATGAATTCCTTACTTGATGGAAGCTTATACGGAATTTGCCGTCCTCTATCATCTCGAGCGCAGACTTCGGTGCTGGATCTATCAGACATAGTTAGACTATATAACGTTATAGAAATTCTTGGTTTTTATAGGGAGGCATTTTCAAAGATCGTGCATGACGAGTGCATAATTTTGAGAATTATTAAAAC TTTGGAAGACTTTACCTATCAGAGAATGAAAACTGTGCTGGACGACGAGCTCTACACTATTTCGAATACGAATTTGAGTATCACCGATGACCTTCTACCTCCTGATTTCGTTACCACTTTTCTAAGAAACGCAAACtcaatatttaaaatacgAGGAGCGTCGTTAAGCGTACAAGGTGTAGATGAACTGCCATTTAAGATGCTCTTTATGCAGCTGTTTGATAGGATTTTAGAAATATGTGCTGCTATGACAGAAGATGTACGTCCTCCTTACAAGGGAATCATACTCATGTTGAATGTATTGGACAGCTGTACAAACTATGTTGGACGATATACTTTTCTTAATGaactttttgaatatctgcaagaaaaaacaacttACTACAAGAATAACTTAACGACATTGTTGAACAACGACTACATTGCTCAAGCAGGCCTATCGGAtttacttcaaaaaatagcAGACACTACTGATGACAAACAAGcattaaagaattatttaCATTCTTGGAAATGGGACCAACAAATTGACAAATTCAGCACCTTCATTAGGAAAACGCTATCTGAGACTATTGACAATCTTCAGCTCCTTACATCACCAATTGTTACAAATCAAGTACTAAAAGAAACTGCGATTTCCTTTGTTGGTGCAATTGAAACAGTTGATAAGGCTTTAGAGCTCTCGAATTTAGAAAGAAGGTGGCCATTAAGTACAGAGGAATTGCTAATTGCAATGAACGTCGATAGTATGGATACCCTTTCAGATATCGGTCAATCTGATATAGACAATTTATCAGTAAACTAA
- the plh1 gene encoding phospholipid--diacylglycerol acyltransferase Plh1 → MASSKKSKTHKKKKEVKSPIDLPNSKKPTRALSEQPSASETQSVSNKSRKSKFGKRLNFILGAILGICGAFFFAVGDDNAVFDPATLDKFGNMLGSSDLFDDIKGYLSYNVFKDAPFTTDKPSQSPSGNEVQVGLDMYNEGYRSDHPVIMVPGVISSGLESWSFNNCSIPYFRKRLWGSWSMLKAMFLDKQCWLEHLMLDKKTGLDPKGIKLRAAQGFEAADFFITGYWIWSKVIENLAAIGYEPNNMLSASYDWRLSYANLEERDKYFSKLKMFIEYSNIVHKKKVVLISHSMGSQVTYYFFKWVEAEGYGNGGPTWVNDHIEAFINISGSLIGAPKTVAALLSGEMKDTAQLNQFSVYGLEKFFSRSERAMMVRTMGGVSSMLPKGGDVVWGNASWAPDDLNQTNFSNGAIIRYREDIDKDHDEFDIDDALQFLKNVTDDDFKVMLAKNYSHGLAWTEKEVLKNNEMPSKWINPLETSLPYAPDMKIYCVHGVGKPTERGYYYTNNPEGQPVIDSSVNDGTKVENGIVMDDGDGTLPILALGLVCNKVWQTKRFNPANTSITNYEIKHEPAAFDLRGGPRSAEHVDILGHSELNEIILKVSSGHGDSVPNRYISDIQEIINEINLDKPRN, encoded by the exons ATGGCGTCTTCCAAGAAGAGCAAAACTcataagaaaaagaaagaagtcAAATCTCCTATCGACTTACCAAATTCAAAGAAACCAACTCGCGCTTTGAGTGAGCAACCTTCAGCGTCCGAAACACAATctgtttcaaataaatcaagaaaatctaaatttggaaaaagattGAATTTTATATTGGGCGCTATTTTGGGAATATGCggtgctttttttttcgctGTTGGAGACGACAATGCTGTTTTCGACCCTGCTACGTTAGATAAATTTGGGAATATGCTAGGCTCTTCAGACTTGTTTGATGACATTAAAGGATATTTATCTTATAATGTGTTTAAGGATGCACCTTTTACTACGGACAAGCCTTCGCAGTCTCCTAGCGGAAATGAAGTTCAAGTTGGTCTTGATATGTACAATGAGGGATATCGAAGTGACCATCCTGTTATTATGGTTCCTGGTGTTATCAGCTCAGGATTAGAAAGTTGGTCGTTTAATAATTGCTCGATTCCTTACTTTAGGAAACGTCTTTGGGGTAGCTGGTCTATGCTGAAGGCAATGTTCCTTGACAAGCAATGCTGGCTTGAACATTTAATGcttgataaaaaaaccGGCTTGGATCCGAAGGGAATTAAGCTGCGAGCAGCTCAGGGGTTTGAAGCAgctgatttttttatcacgGGCTATTGGATTTGGAGTAAAGTAATTGAAAACCTTGCTGCAATTGGTTATGAGCCTAATAACATGTTAAGTGCTTCTTACGATTGGCGGTTATCATATGCAAATTTAGAGGAACGtgataaatatttttcaaagttaaaaatgttCATTGAGTACAGCAACATTGTACATAAGAAAAAGGTAGTGTTGATTTCTCACTCCATGGGTTCACAGGTTACgtactatttttttaagtggGTTGAAGCTGAGGGCTACGGAAATGGTGGACCGACTTGGGTTAATGATCATATTGAAGCATTTATAAAT ATATCGGGATCTTTGATTGGAGCACCCAAAACAGTGGCAGCGCTTTTATCGGGTGAAATGAAAGATACAG CTCAATTGAATCAGTTTTCGGTCTATGG tttggaaaaatttttttcccGTTCTGAG AGAGCCATGATGGTTCGCACTATGGGAGGAGTTAGTTCTATGCTTCCTAAAGGAGGCGATGTTGTATGGGGAAATGCCAGTTGG gCTCCAGATGATCTtaatcaaacaaatttttccAATGGTGCAATTATTCGATATAGAGAAGACATTGATAAGGACCACGATGAATTTGACATAGATGATGcattacaatttttaaaaaatgttacaGATGACGATTTTAAAGTCATGCTAGCGAAAAATTATTCCCACGGTCTTGCTTGGACTGAAAAAGAagtgttaaaaaataacgaAATGCCGTCTAAATGGATAAATCCGCTAGAA ACTAGTCTTCCTTATGCTCCTgatatgaaaatttattgcGTTCACGGGGTCGGAAAACCAACTGAGAGAGGTTATTATTATACTAATAATCCTGAGGGGCAACCTGTCATTGATTCCTCGGTTAATGATGGaacaaaagttgaaaat GGTATTGTTATGGATGATGGTGATGGAACTTTACCAATATTAGCCCTTGGTTTGGTGTGCAATAAAGTTTGGCAAACAAAAAGGTTTAATCCTGCTAATACAAGTATCACAAATTATGAAATCAAGCATGAACCTGCTGCGTTTGATCTGAGAGGAGGACCTCGCTCGGCAGAACACGTCGATATACTTGGACATTCAGAGCTAAAT gaaattattttaaaagtttcatCAGGCCATGGTGACTCGGTACCAAACCGTTATATATCAGATATCCA ggaaataataaatgagATAAATCTCGATAAACctagaaattaa
- the cnd1 gene encoding condensin complex non-SMC subunit Cnd1, protein MSLDLLSRLKKYIHDEENSDLDSIYAECENAGLTAVVNDVIDTLLLGTSSCFDEDCLEKLFAICSHFADLSSSVRNKVYDLLTSNISSESAILEDMISANATDFTVPQTNLETTGIAFQLTVNSLSSSNQLSVIRSSTNTVKGRKKNPTTNSNWNGISHVNALLDAIITLFQKKLSRVWTTSSERDMFLSLFLKPIYTLMESEINIKNASFRSRLFNIIGLAVQFHNHTTAAETNIIQNLQYFEHLSEYAADLVHIVTVQFNSVTLAEGIIRTLCSLEFNDNDVKGPKQVALFLVRLSSLIPNLCLKQLTQLVKLLDSESYTLRCAIIEVLANVVIDQIHDEAQNEMSESVPATVQSLMDLLSERLLDISPYCRTKVLHVFIKIFDLPIKYPRKRQEIAELVIRCLQDRSSHVRRNAIKLFSKLLTTHPFSVMHNGLLTRNIWEKGLSIIEEQLNSLQPKQQEKVVDSELEVDENLLEDATMIQDDESHEGESHLENSLSEYVDSVPAEEIVKVNLTKRFYLEALQYIDIVEAGAKIISQLLFAKNKSEVIESMDFFVFCNSFGISSSKLYIKKMIHLIWVKGTSDEGNNIQNHVLSCYKTLFFEPPPNSGTNEAANYIARNLISLTYDASLAELTSLEQMLCILMKDGYFSHLVITKLWQVYSYQKKDISRTQRRGSIIVIGMLALGNTDVVMQGLDHLIQIGLGPPGLEDLVLARYTCIAIKRIGKDASGSSNINFPNSHTLCQKLCMLLLRPSFSEEWFGLEEQAIEAIYAVAKHPDELCTNIILLLTKQLFKPSNHENTTSNDDHAMDEDLDDSPEEETLKDEEEIGIRLAHLIFLVGHVAIKQLVYIEYCEAEFKRRKADAERLAVQNSNNPINGQETSEYDLITGTSEDDFSEAMTFIRERELLYGENSLLSRFAPLVVELCSNHKSHNNQSLLLAASLTLSKFMCLSNNFCMEHLPLLITILEKCDNPIIRNNLVIGLADLTVCFNHFIDEISEYLYRRLMDEESSVKKTCFMTLAFLILAGQIKVKGQLGIMARSLEDEDARISDLARMFFTDFAAKDNSVYNNFIDIFSVLSRSAEEQDEDDAKFKRIIRFLTSFIEKERHTKQLAERLAARLDRCKTQRQWDHVVYALSLLPHKADNIQKLIDDGYHE, encoded by the exons ATGTCGTTGGATCTTCTTTCTAGATTAAAGAAATACATTcatgatgaagaaaattccGACTTGGACTCGATTTATGCTGAATGTGAAAATGCTGGATTGACAGCCGTGGTTAACG acGTCATTGATACCCTTTTATTAGGAACGAGTTCTTGTTTCGACGAGGATTGCTTGGAAAAACTCTTTGCTATATGTTC ACACTTTGCTGACCTCTCTTCCTCTGTAAGGAATAAAGTATATGATTTACTCACGAGTAATATCAGCTCTGAATCCGCTATTCTTGAAGATATGATTTCCGCAAATGCTACTGATTTTACTGTACCTCAAACGAATTTAGAAACTACAGGCATTGCATTTCAGCTCACGGTCAATTCCCTTTCTTCCTCAAATCAACTTTCAGTTATTCGGTCATCCACTAATACTGTTAagggaagaaaaaaaaatccaactACTAACTCTAACTGGAATGGTATCTCACATGTAAATGCTTTGTTAGATGCAATCATAAcattatttcaaaaaaaattatctcGTGTATGGACTACTTCTTCGGAAAGAGACATGTTTCTTTCACTTTTCCTAAAACCAATATACACGTTAATGGAAAGTGAAattaacataaaaaatgcttcTTTCCGTTCTcgtttatttaatattatcGGGCTTGCTGTTCAATTCCATAACCATACCACTGCAGCGGAGACaaatattattcaaaatttacaataCTTTGAGCATTTATCTGAGTATGCTGCTGATCTTGTTCATATTGTTACCGTTCAGTTTAATTCCGTTACCTTGGCTGAAGGAATTATTCGAACATTGTGCTCTCTAGAATTTAATGATAACGATGTTAAAGGTCCCAAGCAAGTCGCTTTGTTTCTTGTCCGTCTTTCTTCACTTATTCCAAACTTATGTTTGAAACAGCTTACTCAATTAGTTAAGCTGCTTGATTCGGAATCATATACTCTGAGATGCGCTATCATAGAAGTACTTGCTAATGTGGTCATTGATCAAATTCATGATGAGGCTCAAAATGAAATGTCAGAGTCAGTGCCAGCAACTGTTCAAAGCTTAATGGATCTTCTCAGTGAGCGATTACTAGATATAAGCCCTTACTGTCGTACTAAAGTACTTCACGtctttatcaaaatatttgatttacCAATTAAGTATCCCAGAAAACGTCAAGAAATCGCGGAACTCGTGATCAGATGTTTGCAAGATCGGTCAAGTCATGTCCGCCGAAATGCAATTAAGTTATTTTCTAAACTTTTAACTACCCATCCTTTTTCAGTTATGCACAATGGCTTACTAACCAGAAATATTTGGGAGAAAGGATTATCTATCATCGAGGAACAGCTTAATTCTTTACAACCAAAGCAACAAGAAAAGGTGGTAGATTCAGAGCTTGAAGTCGATGAAAACTTATTAGAGGATGCTACTATGATCCAAGATGATGAGTCACATGAAGGAGAAAGTCACTTGGAAAATTCTCTAAGCGAATATGTCGATTCTGTTCCTGCTGAGGAAATAGTCAAAGTGAATTTAACGAAACGGTTTTATTTAGAAGCACTCCAATATATAGACATTGTGGAAGCGGGagcaaaaataataagCCAGTTGTTGTTTGCTAAAAATAAGAGCGAGGTAATTGAGTCAATggatttctttgttttttgcaattcttttggaatttcgtcttcaaaattatatataaaaaaaatgattcatttaatttggGTAAAAGGAACCTCCGACGAAGGGAACAACATTCAGAACCATGTATTGTCATGTtataaaacattattttttgagcCACCTCCGAACTCTGGTACCAACGAAGCCGCAAACTATATTGCGAGAAATCTTATTTCATTAACATATGATGCTAGCCTTGCTGAGCTTACATCACTTGAACAGATGCTTTGCATTTTGATGAAAGATGGGTATTTTTCACATCTAGTCATAACAAAACTATGGCAAGTATACAGTTATCAAAAGAAGGATATATCTCGAACACAACGTAGAGGATCCATCATAGTAATTGGAATGCTAGCATTAGGCAATACCGATGTTGTCATGCAGGGCTTGGATCATCTTATTCAAATAGGACTTGGTCCCCCTGGTTTGGAGGATTTAGTTCTTGCAAGGTACACATGTATAGCGATTAAACGTATTGGCAAAGATGCGTCTGGTTCTTctaatattaattttccaaattcgCATACGCTTTGTCAAAAATTATGTATGCTTTTACTTCGACCATCGTTCTCTGAAGAGTGGTTTGGGTTAGAAGAGCAAGCTATTGAGGCTATATATGCAGTTGCCAAACATCCTGACGAACTTTGTACCAAcattattttgcttttgacGAAACAACTCTTCAAACCTTCCAATCATGAGAATACTACCAGTAACGATGATCATGCAATGGACGAAGATTTAGATGATTCTCcagaagaagaaacatTAAAAGATGAGGAAGAAATAGGTATACGACTGGCGCacttaatatttttagtAGGCCATGTCGCGATTAAACAATTAGTCTATATCGAATATTGTGAGGCAGAGTTCAAACGGCGAAAAGCGGACGCCGAGAGATTGGCCGTACAGAACTCAAATAATCCTATAAATGGGCAAGAAACTTCTGAATATGATTTAATTACGGGAACAAGTGAAGATGATTTTTCAGAAGCAATGACATTTATTCGTGAAAGGGAGTTGCTCTATGGTGAGAATTCTTTACTTTCGAGATTTGCTCCATTGGTAGTAGAATTGTGCTCAAATCATAAATCGCACAATAATCAAAGCCTTTTACTAGCTGCTTCTCTGACTTTGTCCAAATTTATGTGTCTTTctaacaatttttgtatgGAACATCTTCCATTGTTAATAACCATTCTGGAGAAATGTGATAATCCGATTATTCGAAACAACTTAGTAATCGGGTTAGCAGATTTAACTGTTTGTTTCAATCATTTTATTGATGAAATATCCGAATACTTATATAGAAGACTGATGGATGAAGAGTCTTCTGTCAAAAAGACATGCTTTATGACTCTAgcatttttgattttagcTGGtcaaataaaagtaaaggGCCAGCTGGGTATTATGGCTCGTTCTTTGGAAGACGAAGATGCTCGAATTTCTGATCTTGCTCGAATGTTTTTTACTGATTTTGCAGCCAAGGATAATTCTGTATATAATAACTTTATTGATATCTTCAGTGTATTATCTAGAAGTGCAGAGGAGCAGGATGAGGACGACGCTAAGTTTAAGCGTATCATTCGTTTCTTGACGTCctttattgaaaaagaaagacatACCAAGCAATTAGCCGAACGTCTGGCTGCTCGTCTTGATCGGTGTAAAACTCAACGTCAATGGGATCATGTGGTGTATGCACTTTCTTTGCTTCCTCATAAAGCCGATAATATTCAAAAGCTCATTGACGATGGATATCATGAATAA
- the hsk1 gene encoding Dbf4(Dfp1)-dependent protein kinase Hsk1 produces MAEAHITLSPKVTHEQQTDIDSECEITEVDDENVNENKSQEMIQDIPARDREEIENITRTFVELQENYRLIEKIGEGTFSSVYKAEDLHYGRYINDWDIQSEVLKESSFGKEKIPVNEDSRKPKYVAIKKIYATSSPARIYNELEILYLLRGSSVIAPLITALRNEDQVLVVLPYYEHTDFRQYYSTFSYRDMSIYFRCLFQAMQQTQTLGIIHRDIKPSNFLFDVRTKHGVLVDFGLAERYDGRQQSHSCRCTNSNAAELAHDFSIAQETSLGYIKNDTRPSKRANRAGTRGFRAPEVLFKCSSQSPKVDIWSAGVILLSFLTKRFPMFNSKDDVDALMEIACIFGKSEMRQCAALHGCTFETNVSTLTEKRVNFRKLILWASCGSASIYKEKLRHKPSQEERLCLDFLEKCLELDCNKRISAEEALDHDFLYLDNLAYEKKDDDTAFDNSFGETSFEKDEDLTAKHLSHILDFKEQEETDEPTSLSKRKRSIDEILPNDALQDGA; encoded by the exons ATGGCAGAGGCCCATATCACACTATCACCTAAAGTAACTCATGAACAACAAACAGATATTGATTCTGAATGTGAAATCACTGAGGTGGACGATGAAAATGTAAACGAAAACAAATCTCAAGAAATGATTCAAGATATCCCTGCACGAGACCGcgaagaaattgaaaatatcaCAAGGACGTTCGTAGAGCTACAAGAGAACTATCGGctaattgaaaaaattggagAAG GTACGTTCTCCAGTGTATATAAAGCGGAAGACCTACATTATGGGAGGTATATTAATGATTGGGACATTCAAAGTGAAGTGTTAAAGGAATCttcttttggaaaagaaaaaattcctGTTAATGAAGACAGCCGGAAACCGAAGTACGTtgctataaaaaaaatttacgcGACAAGTAGTCCTGCTAGAATATACAATGAATTAGAAATCCTATATTTATTAAGGGGATCGTCGGTAATAGCCCCGCTAATAACTGCTTTAAGAAATGAAGATCAGGTACTCGTAGTTTTACCCTACTACGAGCATACTGACTTTCGTCAATATTATAGCACTTTTTCCTATCGCGATATGAGCATTTATTTTCGATGCCTTTTTCAAGCTATGCAGCAAACTCAGACTTTGGGAATCATTCATAGAGACATTAAGCCTAGTAACTTTCTCTTCGATGTTCGTACCAAGCATGGTGTCTTAGTTGACTTTGGATTAGCAGAGCGTTATGATGGAAGACAACAATCACATTCTTGCCGGTGCACTAATTCAAATGCGGCCGAATTAGCACATGATTTTTCGATTGCGCAGGAAACATCTCTTGGATACATAAAAAACGATACTCGACCAAGCAAACGGGCCAATAGAGCCGGAACTCGAGGATTTCGAGCACCTGAAGTATTGTTTAAATGCTCATCTCAATCACCCAAAGTTGATATTTGGTCTGCTGGGGTTATTTTGTTATCTTTCCTTACTAAACGTTTCCCCATGTTTAATTCAAAGGACGACGTGGATGCACTCATGGAGATAGCATGtatatttggaaaaagcgAAATGCGCCAATGTGCTGCTTTACACG GTTGTACGTTTGAGACAAATGTAAGCACGCTTACAGAAAAAAGAGTAAACTTTAGGAAACTTATTTTGTGGGCCAGTTGTGGTTCAGCCAGTATATACAAAGAAAAGCTTCGTCATAAACCAAGCCAAGAAGAGCGATTGTGCCTGGATTTTTTAGAGAAATGTCTTGAACTTGACTGTAACAAAAGGATTTCAGCTGAGGAAGCATTGGATCACGATTTCTTGTATCTCGATAATTTAGCTTacgaaaagaaagatgACGATACAGCTTTTGATAATAGCTTTGGAGAAACCTCTTTCGAGAAAGACGAAGACTTAACTGCTAAGCACTTATCCCATATCCTTGATTTTAAAGAGCAGGAAGAAACAGATGAACCTACTTCTTTATCAAAGCGGAAGCGAAGTATTGATGAAATTTTACCAAATGATGCTTTGCAGGATGGAGCTTGA